The genomic segment AATTAATAGCCTGAATTTAAAGAGTTGTAATGATTTTTAATTGTTATGACTCTTTATTTTTGTATAGAAAACTTAGTAATATTATATTTACAATTTATGTTATAATTAACCAATAGAAAAATGGTAATTTGAAAGGTGGAAATAAAATGGCTTCCAGTAAAGAATATTTGGATTTTATATTAGAGCAATTAGCAGGATTAGAAAAAATCACATATAGGGCTATGATGGGAGAATTTATTATCTACTATAATGAGAAAATTGTAGGTGGAATTTATGATGACAGATTCCTTGTAAAACCTACTAAGTCCGCAAAATCCCTTATGTCAACAGTTTCTTATGAATTACCTTATGAGGGAGCAAAAGAAATGCTGTTAGTTGATGATGTAGATAACAGAAAATTTTTAGCAGAACTATTTGAAGCTATGTATGATGAACTTCCTGCACCAAAACCAAAAAAGAAAAAATAGACCCCACTTTAAGTTTGAATAATAGAGGGCTTTACTCGTTTCAAAGAAATGCTATACTATTATTAAAATAATTTATCTTCAATGGATATAAGAGGAGTGTACATATGAAAAGAGTATATTTAGCTAGCCCATTTTTTAATGAAAAAGAGTTAGATGCAGTAAAAGCAGTAGAAGAAATTCTTGCTGAGAAAGGTTTACATGTTTTTAGTCCTAGATTAAAAGATGAAGAAAACAAAAGAGATGATATTGGAACAAGACTTTGGTCTATTGAAACCTTCGCTGAAGATATTAAACATTTACATTGGTGTGAGTGTGTTGTAGTTGTTTACCACGGTAATTATAGCGATTCTGGGACAGCATTTGAAATAGGGCATGCTTATGCTACTGGAAAGCCTATCATTCTTGTTCATTTTGGAGAAAATAGTAACTTAATGTGTCATGAAGCAGCTCATGCTAACATCAATTTAGAAGAATTAAAAGAGTACGACTTTGAGAAAATGCCAACAAGTTTTTATGAAGGTGCAATGCTTTAAGAAATAATTTCCGTTTTTGAAGGAAGTGGATAGTCTTGCTTTAGTAAATAAGAGCTGTACTATAGAAGATATTAATAAAATAAGAATTTACTATTCTATTACTTCTGATGATCATGGAATAAAGGATAGAGATGAATTAAATCCCAAAGTTCATGTGTTTTCCATTAGTTTATAAAATAAATAATATAGGTTATAATTGAAATAGAAACTTATTTTGATACTTAAAGGGGTGAAGTGATGATTAATATAGATAATAAGATAAATGATTTAAAGAATTATTTTAAATCTAACGATAATATAGTTGCAGCATGGTTTACTGGATCTTATGGAACAGAATATCAACGAGAAGACAGTGATATTGATATTGCTTTATTATTTGAGAAGTCAATTGGTATTATGGAAGAAATGGATATAGCATGTAGAATTAGTGAAATCCTTGATTTTGACAATATTGATACTATTAATCTTTTATCTGCACCTATAACATTAAAATTTAAGGTCATAGATGAGGGTAGAAGCATTTATGAAAAAGATTATTATAAAGTTTGCGACTTTATGGAAGAAGTTTTCAATAAATATAGAGATGAAAAATATTATTTAGATAGATTTATGAAGGATTTTTATGAAAGTTATGGAGTTAGGAGAAACGGGTAATGGAATTTGATAAAAATAAAATAGACCAAAAGTTATTGTTTATGGATACTTGTCTAAATAAATTGAAGAAATTAAGAGAATTTGATAAACGAATCTTTATAGATGATTTTACAAAGGTTGATAGTGCTAAATATTTATTACAAGTAAGTATAGAAGCAATGTTAGATATAGCTAGTCATCTGATTGCTAGGAACAGATGGGGAAGACCAAAGGATAATAAGGAACACTTTCAAATATTATTTGATAATAGGATAATAGCTGAAAAAGATGTACTAATATATTTTAATATGGCTAAGTTTAGAAATAGAATAGTGCATATGTACTTTGATATTAATGATGAGATGATATATGATATTGTTCAAAATAATATTGATGATTTTGAGCGATTTATTGGTAATATTGCAAAGAATATTATATAAAATGATTTTATTATCATGAGGGTTTTTAGCTAGTATTACATGGAAAAGGGATGAATTTAAAGAGTTGTAATGATTTTTAATTGTTATGACTCTTTATTTTTGTATAGAAAATTTAGTAGAAGCATTTGTAATAAAGAATAAAAAGACTGCCGAAGCAGTCTTTTACTATTCTAATATACTTTTATTATCTTTAATCTGATGCATTTTTAACATAACAGTTCTTGCTATTGGCTGTGCAATGAATGCCTCTACTGCAAAGGAAATTGCAATATTACGTGGCCACTTATAAAAGAACATTCGAATTGGCTCCATACTCACTTGCCTGTTTCCTATCCATGTACCAATTACAGTTAAAAATATTGACATTAAAAATACCGTACATAAAATATTTATAACTATATGTGAATTAAAACTATCTCCTTTATCTACTATTCTTGCTGTTAACCATTCAGCAGGTTTATATGTGATTAAAACTAAGGCAATCACGCAAATCCAAATAAAAGGAATTATTTTTATTGCATCTGCCCATACATACATATGAAACCCAACTTCAAAGCAAGTAATCAATGGTGCAATTATATTTACTGATATAATTGCAATAATTAACAAAAATAATGCAAACTCCTTCTTGTTTCTTGGTAATTTCATGTGAAATTCCATACTACATGTCCCTCTTTTCTTAGTCAATTAAAACATTTTACACAAAAAATAAAGCGTGAAACCAATTACTTGATTTCACGCTGAACAATTATACGCGTTAATACTTTTATATTATTTAGTATAAAGAAATTTTTTTATTTTTTCAAGAGAATTTTAAAAAATTAATTTTAAATTTAATTTGTGAAAGACTGGCAATTATTCAAATTCCAATTTGTAGAGTAGAATATAAGTAATTTTATGTCTAAAAATTTAATAGAGTTAGAATATCGCACTATTCAGAAGGAAGAATAGATTTGCGATATTTTTTTATTTAAAATACTACTCAATATGTAGATATTGTGTTATCTTTAGTGATTATAGTATAGATAGTAAATACTAATATAACTGTATAGAATAGTAGTAATATAGAGATGCTAGAGAGTATAGAAAGGGCGTAAGTAAAAAATGTAGTGTTCTTTGAAAATTGAATAATGTTATATTTACAATTTATGGTCTAATTACTGTATAATTGTAAGAAGTTATGAAATGAAAAGGTCCATTGACTAACTATATGTTTATATGTTAATATATTATTTATATATAAAATATTAATAATTTAAAGTTTTATAGGGTTCCGCAGTTTTCAATATATGACTGGTCTGGTCCAAGATAAAACGCACAGTTTACTGTGTTCACGGAGGGATAAAAGCCTGGGAGATATTTCATAATATCGACCGTGGCTTTTTTATTTTTATATATTTTACAAGGAGGGTGAAAGTTATGACATGGTTAGCATTAATTATTGCAGGTTTATTTGAAGTTGGGTGGGCGATAGGATTAAAGTATACACAGGGTTTTACAAAATTTACACCAAGTATATTTACAATAGTAGGTATGATAGCAAGTTTCTATTTCCTATCATTAGCGCTAAAGAGTCTTCCTTTAGGCAC from the Clostridium cagae genome contains:
- a CDS encoding TfoX/Sxy family protein, which encodes MASSKEYLDFILEQLAGLEKITYRAMMGEFIIYYNEKIVGGIYDDRFLVKPTKSAKSLMSTVSYELPYEGAKEMLLVDDVDNRKFLAELFEAMYDELPAPKPKKKK
- the sugE gene encoding quaternary ammonium compound efflux SMR transporter SugE, whose translation is MTWLALIIAGLFEVGWAIGLKYTQGFTKFTPSIFTIVGMIASFYFLSLALKSLPLGTAYAIWTGIGTIGTLILGIILFKEPIDITRIICIGFIIVGIVGLKLVSPH
- the mntA gene encoding type VII toxin-antitoxin system MntA family adenylyltransferase antitoxin, whose translation is MINIDNKINDLKNYFKSNDNIVAAWFTGSYGTEYQREDSDIDIALLFEKSIGIMEEMDIACRISEILDFDNIDTINLLSAPITLKFKVIDEGRSIYEKDYYKVCDFMEEVFNKYRDEKYYLDRFMKDFYESYGVRRNG
- the hepT gene encoding type VII toxin-antitoxin system HepT family RNase toxin; translated protein: MEFDKNKIDQKLLFMDTCLNKLKKLREFDKRIFIDDFTKVDSAKYLLQVSIEAMLDIASHLIARNRWGRPKDNKEHFQILFDNRIIAEKDVLIYFNMAKFRNRIVHMYFDINDEMIYDIVQNNIDDFERFIGNIAKNII
- a CDS encoding nucleoside 2-deoxyribosyltransferase → MKRVYLASPFFNEKELDAVKAVEEILAEKGLHVFSPRLKDEENKRDDIGTRLWSIETFAEDIKHLHWCECVVVVYHGNYSDSGTAFEIGHAYATGKPIILVHFGENSNLMCHEAAHANINLEELKEYDFEKMPTSFYEGAML